DNA from Bombus vancouverensis nearcticus chromosome 14, iyBomVanc1_principal, whole genome shotgun sequence:
CCTATATATTTCTCTTATTTCTAGTACTTCCTCTGCCActctatctttctctttctctctgcgtCCTATCGTTCTCTCCGCCTGCTTCCTCCTATTCTTATCTTCGCTTCCTTCCGTGAACGTAATCTCACGAAGGCGAACGAACAAAAACAGAGAAATACAGAAACAAAACAAGTAGACGAACAAACAAACCCAAGTAAaagaaaacaaatattaaaagtaaaaaaagaaaaagaatacgcGCTCCACGTTTTAAACGCATCCCTCCGGTACTTCCGGCACGGTGTAAGTCAAAGCCTATTAAATCTACTATTGTATTTGTTGACCGGCACATTTGCATCAGCGCGTTACTCTTCGTGAATATATTTGGTTCAATTCGTACCCAGTACCCTTAGAATCCACCGTACACCCCAGTACATACAGAATTACTCACCCGATCTTAGGATCTTAGGTTACCCTTAGTAGGGAGACTCTTTGCTTAGCTGTTGCACTTTCGTTGCactcgttttttttcttttccgagGATCCTTCGTCGAGAGAAAGATTCGTTTACTacatttttaacaaataaatctaCCAATTATCATcgcaaatatttttgtaatgtatcttttttctttgtttggGCGTAGAACTTTGCATTGTATTGTAGTTCGAATTCTATAGTTACGCTAAATCTTAATATAGTGGAGTCTCTCGATGAATCCTCGTAGAGTATTACGAAACCACCAATCGTCATTTAGTATAAGGGAATAGTGCGTTAAATATTTTGGAACTAATTTAACCTTTAATTCGTTTAAGGATAATTTAACGTTATCTGAGAAAGAATTGAACAAATAGTGCTCTATTCCCTGATCGTTTAAAAAATGACGATTCACTTCAATTTTTGAGGAAGTATTCCGATCCTCGAAAGAGAATAGGACAGCGTGTCCCCCTtccttatttttcatttctcgagtatcCAATTTTTAGCAAACAAATTTCTGTTTGGTTATTTACAAGCGAGATGTAGAGGTACAGCGACTAAcgcgatttttatttttacgtcGGCTGTCTGCTCTCTTTCGGGACGCTACGTTAAAGATGCGATAGGAAAGATGTTAACAATGTTCTCTCGTACAATGAAACAGAGCAACTGGACAGAATCGAGGAGGGTATGGACCAAATCAACGCCGACATGCGCGAGGCCGAGAAAAATCTCACTGGAATGGAAAAGTGCTGCGGTCTCTGCGTTCTCCCATGCAACAAGTAGGGCTGTCCCGAATCGTTTTACGCTTCTTACCCTTTCAAATCTTATCTTCTACTTTACAGCGCACTCTCTAATCGAGAAATTCTATCCTCGATCTTTAACGCTTCGTTTCTACCTCTATTTCGTAAAGAAACTAAAGATAAAATTTACCCTGTGTAACTAAACTGTGAAGTCAATTCTTATGGAACAAAAATTTCTGTCGACTCTGCAAATCTTGAAATACCTTCGGAATTTTAAGAAGCGAAAAATGTTTGAAGCAAAATACGAAAGATATTTCTTTATTCGATGTATCTTGTTCCTTTGAATTATCTATGTATAACAGAGATTTGCTAATGGAACGTTCATCTTTCACAGAGGTGCCAGCTTCAAGGAAGATGAAGGCACGTGGAAGGGAAACGATGACGGCAAGGTAGTTAACAACCAACCTCAACGGGTGATGGACGATCGCAATGGACTTGGTCCTCAAGGCGGCTACATCGCCAAGATTACAAACGATGCTCGTGAAGGAGAGATGGAAGAGAATATGGGTCAGGTGAACACAATGATCGGTAATTTGAGAAACATGGCGATCGACATGGGCAGCGAATTGGAGAATCAGAATCGGCAAATCGACAGGATTAATCGCAAGGTGAGGAGACGATTCGCCAGTCTACGAGTTCAAAGATTTGAGTTCAGAAAAATCACCGAATCGTCCACCTTCAGA
Protein-coding regions in this window:
- the Snap25 gene encoding synaptosomal-associated protein 25kDa isoform X2, producing MPAPAPTQGTVEGGPPRTELQELQLKADQTTDESLESTRRMLALCEESKEAGIRTLVALDDQGEQLDRIEEGMDQINADMREAEKNLTGMEKCCGLCVLPCNKGASFKEDEGTWKGNDDGKVVNNQPQRVMDDRNGLGPQGGYIAKITNDAREGEMEENMGQVNTMIGNLRNMAIDMGSELENQNRQIDRINRKGESNETRIKVANERAHQLLK
- the Snap25 gene encoding synaptosomal-associated protein 25kDa isoform X1, with translation MPAPAPTQGTVEGGPPRTELQELQLKADQTTDESLESTRRMLALCEESEEVAANTLTMLDHQGEQLDRIEEGMDQINADMREAEKNLTGMEKCCGLCVLPCNKGASFKEDEGTWKGNDDGKVVNNQPQRVMDDRNGLGPQGGYIAKITNDAREGEMEENMGQVNTMIGNLRNMAIDMGSELENQNRQIDRINRKGESNETRIKVANERAHQLLK
- the Snap25 gene encoding synaptosomal-associated protein 25kDa isoform X5; its protein translation is MPAPAPTQGTVEGGPPRTELQELQLKADQTTDESLESTRRMLALCEESKEAGIRTLVALDDQGEQLDRIEEGMDQINADMREAEKNLTGMEKCCGLCVLPCNKGASFKEDEGTWKGNDDGKVVNNQPQRVMDDRNGLGPQGGYIAKITNDAREGEMEENMGQVNTMIGNLRNMAIDMGSELENQNRQIDRINRKGESNETRIAVANQRAHALLK
- the Snap25 gene encoding synaptosomal-associated protein 25kDa isoform X6 — translated: MPAPAPTQGTVEGGPPRTELQELQLKADQTTDESLESTRRMLALCEESHEVGMKTLVMLDEQGEQLDRIEEGMDQINADMREAEKNLTGMEKCCGLCVLPCNKGASFKEDEGTWKGNDDGKVVNNQPQRVMDDRNGLGPQGGYIAKITNDAREGEMEENMGQVNTMIGNLRNMAIDMGSELENQNRQIDRINRKGESNETRIAVANQRAHALLK
- the Snap25 gene encoding synaptosomal-associated protein 25kDa isoform X3; its protein translation is MPAPAPTQGTVEGGPPRTELQELQLKADQTTDESLESTRRMLALCEESEEVAANTLTMLDHQGEQLDRIEEGMDQINADMREAEKNLTGMEKCCGLCVLPCNKGASFKEDEGTWKGNDDGKVVNNQPQRVMDDRNGLGPQGGYIAKITNDAREGEMEENMGQVNTMIGNLRNMAIDMGSELENQNRQIDRINRKGESNETRIAVANQRAHALLK
- the Snap25 gene encoding synaptosomal-associated protein 25kDa isoform X4, producing MPAPAPTQGTVEGGPPRTELQELQLKADQTTDESLESTRRMLALCEESHEVGMKTLVMLDEQGEQLDRIEEGMDQINADMREAEKNLTGMEKCCGLCVLPCNKGASFKEDEGTWKGNDDGKVVNNQPQRVMDDRNGLGPQGGYIAKITNDAREGEMEENMGQVNTMIGNLRNMAIDMGSELENQNRQIDRINRKGESNETRIKVANERAHQLLK
- the Snap25 gene encoding synaptosomal-associated protein 25kDa isoform X7, producing the protein MSPWKVRGVCWHYARRARRLASVLWSHSMTRESHEVGMKTLVMLDEQGEQLDRIEEGMDQINADMREAEKNLTGMEKCCGLCVLPCNKGASFKEDEGTWKGNDDGKVVNNQPQRVMDDRNGLGPQGGYIAKITNDAREGEMEENMGQVNTMIGNLRNMAIDMGSELENQNRQIDRINRKGESNETRIKVANERAHQLLK